Proteins encoded together in one Ammospiza nelsoni isolate bAmmNel1 chromosome Z, bAmmNel1.pri, whole genome shotgun sequence window:
- the GDNF gene encoding glial cell line-derived neurotrophic factor isoform X2, producing the protein MKLWDVVAVCVVLLNTVSTLPLPTANMPEDYPDQFDEVVDFIQATIKRLRRSPDKQTPIFSRRERNRQNAATNIENSNKKGRRNQKGKNRGCVLTEIHLNVTDLDLGYETKEELIFRYCSGSCDAAETTYDKILKNLTRKKKLVTDKVRQACCRPTAFDDDLSFLDDNLVYHILKKHSAKRCGCV; encoded by the exons ATGAAGTTATGGGATGTAGTGGCTGTCTGCGTGGTGCTGCTCAACACAGTCTCCACCTTGCCCCTGCCCACCG CTAATATGCCAGAGGATTATCCAGATCAGTTTGATGAGGTAGTGGACTTTATTCAAGCCACTATTAAAAGACTGAGGAGGTCACCAGATAAACAGACTCCGATTTTTTCTAGGCGGGAGAGAAACCGTCAAAATGCAGCCACAAACATAGAGAATTCCAacaaaaaaggaaggaggaatcAAAAGGGCAAAAATCGAGGATGTGTCTTaacagaaatacatttaaatgtGACCGACTTGGATTTGGGATATGAAACCAAAGAAGAGCTAATTTTCCGGTATTGCAGTGGATCTTGTGATGCAGCTGAGACCACCTatgacaaaattttaaaaaacttaaccagaaagaaaaaactggtCACTGACAAAGTGAGGCAAGCCTGTTGCAGACCCACAGCCTTTGATGACGACCTGTCCTTTTTGGATGATAACCTGGTTTACCACATACTGAAAAAACATTCCGCAAAAAGGTGTGGATGCGTCTGA
- the GDNF gene encoding glial cell line-derived neurotrophic factor isoform X1, with protein sequence MKLWDVVAVCVVLLNTVSTLPLPTGKTPPKGSPSVVEGPEDDLSPISLLPPYAVHSDSNMPEDYPDQFDEVVDFIQATIKRLRRSPDKQTPIFSRRERNRQNAATNIENSNKKGRRNQKGKNRGCVLTEIHLNVTDLDLGYETKEELIFRYCSGSCDAAETTYDKILKNLTRKKKLVTDKVRQACCRPTAFDDDLSFLDDNLVYHILKKHSAKRCGCV encoded by the exons ATGAAGTTATGGGATGTAGTGGCTGTCTGCGTGGTGCTGCTCAACACAGTCTCCACCTTGCCCCTGCCCACCGGTAAGACGCCTCCCAAGGGGTCCCCTTCAGTGGTAGAGGGACCTGAAGATGATCTCTCCCCCATCAGCCTGCTGCCTCCCTATGCTGTGCACAGTGACT CTAATATGCCAGAGGATTATCCAGATCAGTTTGATGAGGTAGTGGACTTTATTCAAGCCACTATTAAAAGACTGAGGAGGTCACCAGATAAACAGACTCCGATTTTTTCTAGGCGGGAGAGAAACCGTCAAAATGCAGCCACAAACATAGAGAATTCCAacaaaaaaggaaggaggaatcAAAAGGGCAAAAATCGAGGATGTGTCTTaacagaaatacatttaaatgtGACCGACTTGGATTTGGGATATGAAACCAAAGAAGAGCTAATTTTCCGGTATTGCAGTGGATCTTGTGATGCAGCTGAGACCACCTatgacaaaattttaaaaaacttaaccagaaagaaaaaactggtCACTGACAAAGTGAGGCAAGCCTGTTGCAGACCCACAGCCTTTGATGACGACCTGTCCTTTTTGGATGATAACCTGGTTTACCACATACTGAAAAAACATTCCGCAAAAAGGTGTGGATGCGTCTGA